The following coding sequences lie in one Salvelinus sp. IW2-2015 unplaced genomic scaffold, ASM291031v2 Un_scaffold16511, whole genome shotgun sequence genomic window:
- the shld2 gene encoding shieldin complex subunit 2 isoform X3, which produces MTDKPKIHVFMGAPPLTPVSDVDEGKSGQWRTMELCWQGGRLRAREDEGGIHGSDGRGEVDASSEPGELPSTSKHGTSLQGPETQTGFPREREPGCEETTQAGLPPLASSTPQNEQTVGNDEDLCSESVKEYLDSCFPAGQPDRGPESAPERADIQSDPAPAQSVSVETEYLSAWTVSQALLLRGRLGGQPETSPVKTRLPQTPPKSTPSTFTSSPELYSPATPTQSPRERGQRGTQQGSMELFYEPLLSQRQEERGVILEVTADGVLCSQGNPIGNKEVGVVFKSPLPSPRSPVNTSPAPPAPKRSKVSPTIDRTDRSPDQTTGKGCVTSQAHTTLARCGTQGVRYSILVAVVHPCHLKEIRVRSGVSAGSCIPLASVVVTDQSEVEMKVVLWRRAAFWALTVYSGDVLLITGVMVNEDKWRGETVLQSSYSSRLLNLGQVTGSSSPLVPQNVNGRTLRSLCGYLRDKRPLLVSLPPRVPQDPNTVAHARLRTLRPDTLVHALLRITHTEMITGWRAEAEGTSRVGGVLKAVLTVEQGDGQQGAVVLWGAALTWLQRINRNKGKVRTNAVWVFRLLLVRESMTTGLLELHSTPWGSCEPLFPDDTRALEFYRPGPAKHTSTSLEIDLHTLLSQKYTGDVELRVHVTAFQFQGSPSQNALQRMDSDTHLESILDTVSGDITFTGCGRCAAELDTDDNGIYCPCYPCLPHTGVRRYYRPVILTVKDGESQVCVQVPPVLLQKILLDTPPDKLSKTLQGQM; this is translated from the exons ATGACCGACAAGCCCAAAATTCATGTGTTCATGGGTGCCCCTCCCCTCACACCTGTGTCTGATGTTGATGAGGGAAAGTCTGGTCAGTGGAGGACCATGGAGCTCTGCTGGCAGGGGGGCAGACTGAGGGCCAGGGAAGATGAGGGTGGGATCCATGGAAGTGACGGTCGAGGTGAGGTTGACGCTTCATCAGAGCCTGGAGAGCTGCCCAGTACCAGCAAGCACGGTACCAGTCTCCAAGGTCCTGAGACCCAAACCGGatttcccagagagagagaaccaggctgTGAAGAGACAACCCAGGCTGGCCTGCCCCCTTTGGCGAGCTCAACTCCCCAGAATGAGCAAACAGTTGGTAATGATGAAGACCTGTGTTCTGAATCAGTGAAGGAGTATCTGGACAGCTGCTTCCCTGCCGGGCAGCCTGACCGAGGGCCTGAGTCTGCCCCTGAGAGAGCAGACATCCAGTCAGATCCAGCCCCTGCTCAGTCTGTGTCTGTGGAGACGGAGTATCTCAGTGCATGGACAGTCAGCCAGGCCCTGCTCCTGAGAGGAAGGCTGGGGGGACAACCAGAAACCAGCCCTGTGAAAACCAGACTTCCACAAACGCCACCTAAATCCACGCCATCCACTTTCACCAGCTCCCCAGAGCTGTACAGCCCAGCCACCCCCACTCAGTCCCCCAGAGAGCGGGGCCAAAGAGGGACCCAGCAGGGCTCCATGGAGCTCTTCTATGAGCCCCTGCTGAGCCAGAGGCAGGAGGAAAGAGGGGTGATACTGGAGGTCACTGCTGATGGGGTGCTCTGCTCTCAGGGTAACCCAATTGGGAACAAAGAAGTGGGTGTAGTCTTCAAAAGCCCTCTCCCATCACCTAGATCCCCTGTAAATACCTCACCTGCACCCCCAGCCCCTAAAAGGAGTAAAGTCTCCCCCACAATAGACAGAACTGATCGGTCACCAGACCAGACTACAGGGAAGGGTTGTGTTACTTCACAAGCCCACACCACCCTGGCTAGATGTGGCACCCAGGGAGTGCGTTACTCCATCTTAGTGGCCGTGGTGCACCCGTGTCATCTGAAGGAGATCAGAGTGAGGTCCGGGGTGTCTGCTGGCTCCTGTATCCCCCTGGCCTCTGTGGTGGTTACTGACCAATCAGAAGTGGAGATGAAGGTGGTCCTGTGGAGGAGGGCAGCATTCTGGGCCCTGACTGTGTATTCTGGAGATGTGCTGCTCATCACTG GTGTGATGGTGAATGAGGacaagtggagaggagagacggtTCTGCAGTCGTCGTACAGCAGCAGGCTCCTCAACCTGGGCCAGGTCACTGGCAGCAGCTCACCTCTAG TCCCACAGAATGTGAATGGCCGGACACTGAGGTCTCTGTGTGGTTACCTGCGTGATAAGCGTCCCCTGCTGGTGTCCCTCCCTCCTCGTGTTCCTCAGGATCCAAACACCGTCGCCCACGCCCGTCTCAGGACCCTGAGACCTGACACACTGGTGCATGCCCTGCTCCGAATCACACACACTGAGATGATCACAG GGTGGCGAGCTGAGGCAGAGGGCACGTCCAGGGTAGGAGGAGTACTGAAGGCTGTGCTGACTGTAGAGCAGGGGGATGGACAGCAGGGGGCAGTGGTGCTCTGGGGAGCTGCCTTGACCTGGCTGCAGCGTATCAACAGGAACAAAGGTAAAGTCAGAACAA ATGCAGTGTGGGTTTTCCGTTTGCTCCTGGTAAGAGAGAGTATGACGACAGGCCTGCTGGAGCTGCACTCCACCCCCTGGGGCTCCTGTGAGCCTCTCTTCCCTGACGACACGCGGGCGCTGGAGTTCTACAGGCCAGGCCCTGCCAAACATACCAGCACCAGCTTGGAGATAGACCTGCACACTCTCCTGTCCCAGAAGTACACTG GTGATGTGGAACTGAGAGTTCACGTCACAGCTTTCCAGTTTCAAGGCAGCCCCTCCCAGAATGCACTGCAGCGGATGGACAGCGACACGCATCTGGAGAGTATCCTGGACACAGTGTCAGGTGACATCACATTCACGGGTTGTGGGCGCTGCGCTGCCGAGCTGGACACAGATGACAACGGGATCTACTGTCCCTGCTACCCCTGCCTCCCCCATACTGGAGTACGACGCTATTACAG GCCAGTAATACTGACAGTGAAGGATGGGGAAAGCCAGGTGTGTGTGCAGGTGCCACCTGTCCTGCTGCAGAAGATCCTGCTCGACACTCCTCCTGACAAGCTGAGCAAGACG CTCCAGGGTCAGATGTGA
- the shld2 gene encoding shieldin complex subunit 2 isoform X1, whose amino-acid sequence MTDKPKIHVFMGAPPLTPVSDVDEGKSGQWRTMELCWQGGRLRAREDEGGIHGSDGRGEVDASSEPGELPSTSKHGTSLQGPETQTGFPREREPGCEETTQAGLPPLASSTPQNEQTVGNDEDLCSESVKEYLDSCFPAGQPDRGPESAPERADIQSDPAPAQSVSVETEYLSAWTVSQALLLRGRLGGQPETSPVKTRLPQTPPKSTPSTFTSSPELYSPATPTQSPRERGQRGTQQGSMELFYEPLLSQRQEERGVILEVTADGVLCSQGNPIGNKEVGVVFKSPLPSPRSPVNTSPAPPAPKRSKVSPTIDRTDRSPDQTTGKGCVTSQAHTTLARCGTQGVRYSILVAVVHPCHLKEIRVRSGVSAGSCIPLASVVVTDQSEVEMKVVLWRRAAFWALTVYSGDVLLITGVMVNEDKWRGETVLQSSYSSRLLNLGQVTGSSSPLVPQNVNGRTLRSLCGYLRDKRPLLVSLPPRVPQDPNTVAHARLRTLRPDTLVHALLRITHTEMITGWRAEAEGTSRVGGVLKAVLTVEQGDGQQGAVVLWGAALTWLQRINRNKGKVRTNAVWVFRLLLVRESMTTGLLELHSTPWGSCEPLFPDDTRALEFYRPGPAKHTSTSLEIDLHTLLSQKYTGDVELRVHVTAFQFQGSPSQNALQRMDSDTHLESILDTVSGDITFTGCGRCAAELDTDDNGIYCPCYPCLPHTGVRRYYRPVILTVKDGESQVCVQVPPVLLQKILLDTPPDKLSKTVAPGSDVRLVQVVAERIYSLLSIPRRTFLLTVRSHFLCDENSVPTAQDFLLLDFHDPKS is encoded by the exons ATGACCGACAAGCCCAAAATTCATGTGTTCATGGGTGCCCCTCCCCTCACACCTGTGTCTGATGTTGATGAGGGAAAGTCTGGTCAGTGGAGGACCATGGAGCTCTGCTGGCAGGGGGGCAGACTGAGGGCCAGGGAAGATGAGGGTGGGATCCATGGAAGTGACGGTCGAGGTGAGGTTGACGCTTCATCAGAGCCTGGAGAGCTGCCCAGTACCAGCAAGCACGGTACCAGTCTCCAAGGTCCTGAGACCCAAACCGGatttcccagagagagagaaccaggctgTGAAGAGACAACCCAGGCTGGCCTGCCCCCTTTGGCGAGCTCAACTCCCCAGAATGAGCAAACAGTTGGTAATGATGAAGACCTGTGTTCTGAATCAGTGAAGGAGTATCTGGACAGCTGCTTCCCTGCCGGGCAGCCTGACCGAGGGCCTGAGTCTGCCCCTGAGAGAGCAGACATCCAGTCAGATCCAGCCCCTGCTCAGTCTGTGTCTGTGGAGACGGAGTATCTCAGTGCATGGACAGTCAGCCAGGCCCTGCTCCTGAGAGGAAGGCTGGGGGGACAACCAGAAACCAGCCCTGTGAAAACCAGACTTCCACAAACGCCACCTAAATCCACGCCATCCACTTTCACCAGCTCCCCAGAGCTGTACAGCCCAGCCACCCCCACTCAGTCCCCCAGAGAGCGGGGCCAAAGAGGGACCCAGCAGGGCTCCATGGAGCTCTTCTATGAGCCCCTGCTGAGCCAGAGGCAGGAGGAAAGAGGGGTGATACTGGAGGTCACTGCTGATGGGGTGCTCTGCTCTCAGGGTAACCCAATTGGGAACAAAGAAGTGGGTGTAGTCTTCAAAAGCCCTCTCCCATCACCTAGATCCCCTGTAAATACCTCACCTGCACCCCCAGCCCCTAAAAGGAGTAAAGTCTCCCCCACAATAGACAGAACTGATCGGTCACCAGACCAGACTACAGGGAAGGGTTGTGTTACTTCACAAGCCCACACCACCCTGGCTAGATGTGGCACCCAGGGAGTGCGTTACTCCATCTTAGTGGCCGTGGTGCACCCGTGTCATCTGAAGGAGATCAGAGTGAGGTCCGGGGTGTCTGCTGGCTCCTGTATCCCCCTGGCCTCTGTGGTGGTTACTGACCAATCAGAAGTGGAGATGAAGGTGGTCCTGTGGAGGAGGGCAGCATTCTGGGCCCTGACTGTGTATTCTGGAGATGTGCTGCTCATCACTG GTGTGATGGTGAATGAGGacaagtggagaggagagacggtTCTGCAGTCGTCGTACAGCAGCAGGCTCCTCAACCTGGGCCAGGTCACTGGCAGCAGCTCACCTCTAG TCCCACAGAATGTGAATGGCCGGACACTGAGGTCTCTGTGTGGTTACCTGCGTGATAAGCGTCCCCTGCTGGTGTCCCTCCCTCCTCGTGTTCCTCAGGATCCAAACACCGTCGCCCACGCCCGTCTCAGGACCCTGAGACCTGACACACTGGTGCATGCCCTGCTCCGAATCACACACACTGAGATGATCACAG GGTGGCGAGCTGAGGCAGAGGGCACGTCCAGGGTAGGAGGAGTACTGAAGGCTGTGCTGACTGTAGAGCAGGGGGATGGACAGCAGGGGGCAGTGGTGCTCTGGGGAGCTGCCTTGACCTGGCTGCAGCGTATCAACAGGAACAAAGGTAAAGTCAGAACAA ATGCAGTGTGGGTTTTCCGTTTGCTCCTGGTAAGAGAGAGTATGACGACAGGCCTGCTGGAGCTGCACTCCACCCCCTGGGGCTCCTGTGAGCCTCTCTTCCCTGACGACACGCGGGCGCTGGAGTTCTACAGGCCAGGCCCTGCCAAACATACCAGCACCAGCTTGGAGATAGACCTGCACACTCTCCTGTCCCAGAAGTACACTG GTGATGTGGAACTGAGAGTTCACGTCACAGCTTTCCAGTTTCAAGGCAGCCCCTCCCAGAATGCACTGCAGCGGATGGACAGCGACACGCATCTGGAGAGTATCCTGGACACAGTGTCAGGTGACATCACATTCACGGGTTGTGGGCGCTGCGCTGCCGAGCTGGACACAGATGACAACGGGATCTACTGTCCCTGCTACCCCTGCCTCCCCCATACTGGAGTACGACGCTATTACAG GCCAGTAATACTGACAGTGAAGGATGGGGAAAGCCAGGTGTGTGTGCAGGTGCCACCTGTCCTGCTGCAGAAGATCCTGCTCGACACTCCTCCTGACAAGCTGAGCAAGACGGTCG CTCCAGGGTCAGATGTGAGGTTAGTCCAGGTAGTGGCTGAGAGGATTTATTCCTTGCTGTCCATTCCCAGACGCACCTTCCTCCTTACCGTCCGCAGCCACTTCCTGTGTGACGAGAACAGTGTCCCCACTGCCCAGGACTTTCTACTGCTGGATTTTCATGACCCCAAATCATAA
- the shld2 gene encoding shieldin complex subunit 2 isoform X2, producing the protein MTDKPKIHVFMGAPPLTPVSDVDEGKSGQWRTMELCWQGGRLRAREDEGGIHGSDGRGEVDASSEPGELPSTSKHGTSLQGPETQTGFPREREPGCEETTQAGLPPLASSTPQNEQTVGNDEDLCSESVKEYLDSCFPAGQPDRGPESAPERADIQSDPAPAQSVSVETEYLSAWTVSQALLLRGRLGGQPETSPVKTRLPQTPPKSTPSTFTSSPELYSPATPTQSPRERGQRGTQQGSMELFYEPLLSQRQEERGVILEVTADGVLCSQGNPIGNKEVGVVFKSPLPSPRSPVNTSPAPPAPKRSKVSPTIDRTDRSPDQTTGKGCVTSQAHTTLARCGTQGVRYSILVAVVHPCHLKEIRVRSGVSAGSCIPLASVVVTDQSEVEMKVVLWRRAAFWALTVYSGDVLLITGVMVNEDKWRGETVLQSSYSSRLLNLGQVTGSSSPLVPQNVNGRTLRSLCGYLRDKRPLLVSLPPRVPQDPNTVAHARLRTLRPDTLVHALLRITHTEMITGWRAEAEGTSRVGGVLKAVLTVEQGDGQQGAVVLWGAALTWLQRINRNKDAVWVFRLLLVRESMTTGLLELHSTPWGSCEPLFPDDTRALEFYRPGPAKHTSTSLEIDLHTLLSQKYTGDVELRVHVTAFQFQGSPSQNALQRMDSDTHLESILDTVSGDITFTGCGRCAAELDTDDNGIYCPCYPCLPHTGVRRYYRPVILTVKDGESQVCVQVPPVLLQKILLDTPPDKLSKTVAPGSDVRLVQVVAERIYSLLSIPRRTFLLTVRSHFLCDENSVPTAQDFLLLDFHDPKS; encoded by the exons ATGACCGACAAGCCCAAAATTCATGTGTTCATGGGTGCCCCTCCCCTCACACCTGTGTCTGATGTTGATGAGGGAAAGTCTGGTCAGTGGAGGACCATGGAGCTCTGCTGGCAGGGGGGCAGACTGAGGGCCAGGGAAGATGAGGGTGGGATCCATGGAAGTGACGGTCGAGGTGAGGTTGACGCTTCATCAGAGCCTGGAGAGCTGCCCAGTACCAGCAAGCACGGTACCAGTCTCCAAGGTCCTGAGACCCAAACCGGatttcccagagagagagaaccaggctgTGAAGAGACAACCCAGGCTGGCCTGCCCCCTTTGGCGAGCTCAACTCCCCAGAATGAGCAAACAGTTGGTAATGATGAAGACCTGTGTTCTGAATCAGTGAAGGAGTATCTGGACAGCTGCTTCCCTGCCGGGCAGCCTGACCGAGGGCCTGAGTCTGCCCCTGAGAGAGCAGACATCCAGTCAGATCCAGCCCCTGCTCAGTCTGTGTCTGTGGAGACGGAGTATCTCAGTGCATGGACAGTCAGCCAGGCCCTGCTCCTGAGAGGAAGGCTGGGGGGACAACCAGAAACCAGCCCTGTGAAAACCAGACTTCCACAAACGCCACCTAAATCCACGCCATCCACTTTCACCAGCTCCCCAGAGCTGTACAGCCCAGCCACCCCCACTCAGTCCCCCAGAGAGCGGGGCCAAAGAGGGACCCAGCAGGGCTCCATGGAGCTCTTCTATGAGCCCCTGCTGAGCCAGAGGCAGGAGGAAAGAGGGGTGATACTGGAGGTCACTGCTGATGGGGTGCTCTGCTCTCAGGGTAACCCAATTGGGAACAAAGAAGTGGGTGTAGTCTTCAAAAGCCCTCTCCCATCACCTAGATCCCCTGTAAATACCTCACCTGCACCCCCAGCCCCTAAAAGGAGTAAAGTCTCCCCCACAATAGACAGAACTGATCGGTCACCAGACCAGACTACAGGGAAGGGTTGTGTTACTTCACAAGCCCACACCACCCTGGCTAGATGTGGCACCCAGGGAGTGCGTTACTCCATCTTAGTGGCCGTGGTGCACCCGTGTCATCTGAAGGAGATCAGAGTGAGGTCCGGGGTGTCTGCTGGCTCCTGTATCCCCCTGGCCTCTGTGGTGGTTACTGACCAATCAGAAGTGGAGATGAAGGTGGTCCTGTGGAGGAGGGCAGCATTCTGGGCCCTGACTGTGTATTCTGGAGATGTGCTGCTCATCACTG GTGTGATGGTGAATGAGGacaagtggagaggagagacggtTCTGCAGTCGTCGTACAGCAGCAGGCTCCTCAACCTGGGCCAGGTCACTGGCAGCAGCTCACCTCTAG TCCCACAGAATGTGAATGGCCGGACACTGAGGTCTCTGTGTGGTTACCTGCGTGATAAGCGTCCCCTGCTGGTGTCCCTCCCTCCTCGTGTTCCTCAGGATCCAAACACCGTCGCCCACGCCCGTCTCAGGACCCTGAGACCTGACACACTGGTGCATGCCCTGCTCCGAATCACACACACTGAGATGATCACAG GGTGGCGAGCTGAGGCAGAGGGCACGTCCAGGGTAGGAGGAGTACTGAAGGCTGTGCTGACTGTAGAGCAGGGGGATGGACAGCAGGGGGCAGTGGTGCTCTGGGGAGCTGCCTTGACCTGGCTGCAGCGTATCAACAGGAACAAAG ATGCAGTGTGGGTTTTCCGTTTGCTCCTGGTAAGAGAGAGTATGACGACAGGCCTGCTGGAGCTGCACTCCACCCCCTGGGGCTCCTGTGAGCCTCTCTTCCCTGACGACACGCGGGCGCTGGAGTTCTACAGGCCAGGCCCTGCCAAACATACCAGCACCAGCTTGGAGATAGACCTGCACACTCTCCTGTCCCAGAAGTACACTG GTGATGTGGAACTGAGAGTTCACGTCACAGCTTTCCAGTTTCAAGGCAGCCCCTCCCAGAATGCACTGCAGCGGATGGACAGCGACACGCATCTGGAGAGTATCCTGGACACAGTGTCAGGTGACATCACATTCACGGGTTGTGGGCGCTGCGCTGCCGAGCTGGACACAGATGACAACGGGATCTACTGTCCCTGCTACCCCTGCCTCCCCCATACTGGAGTACGACGCTATTACAG GCCAGTAATACTGACAGTGAAGGATGGGGAAAGCCAGGTGTGTGTGCAGGTGCCACCTGTCCTGCTGCAGAAGATCCTGCTCGACACTCCTCCTGACAAGCTGAGCAAGACGGTCG CTCCAGGGTCAGATGTGAGGTTAGTCCAGGTAGTGGCTGAGAGGATTTATTCCTTGCTGTCCATTCCCAGACGCACCTTCCTCCTTACCGTCCGCAGCCACTTCCTGTGTGACGAGAACAGTGTCCCCACTGCCCAGGACTTTCTACTGCTGGATTTTCATGACCCCAAATCATAA